ACAAAGAGCGATATTTTTCGTCCTATAAATCCGAATTGCATGTATCACATTCCACAGTAATAGTAGTATCGATGCCAATATGCATCCGCTAAATAGCCATTTGGAAATGCGGAATGGTAGATACGGTTTGACAATATTATTTGACCAAGAGTTGTAGGCCAGCAGCTTTATGCACGTGTAAAGATCCGAAATAAATAGGGCAAGTTTCAGCAGCCCAAATGCCCAAGTCCCAACAGCGTAGCTGAGAACAGTCTTGAGTCGATAGTTTTTGAATAAATCGATGTCCACGTCAGGGAATCTTTTCGGATTTATACCCTTCTGCCACTTGTTACTGAAGAACCACATTGAGTGATCACACGCAGCCTAGGTAGAAAATGTCAATTGATTTGAAGAGCGTAGACAACAGTTGTTCGGGCATCCAATTGCTGTAATTTGCAAAGTGCTCTTCCTGATCAAGAGAATCTCAGCCTCGAGGCTGAAGCTTTCtttatacaaaaaaaaaaaacgaaacaaaaaaaaattgaagctTCGCCTTAGTTCTAAAAATACGACGCGTCAACATTGAAACCGTCTTGAAACGAGCAAGAGCCCGTCGCTTGGCCGCTCTCGTTTGGACTAGCTGCGCGTTGAGTTCAGAACCATCTTCCTTATCTCGTACATGAAATCCTTGCTGTCCTTGCTAGTAGATGATACGTCCCTGCGCGCTGGATCCAAAGAGTCATCGCTTATTTCACCGGCACTGCAGAAGCTTTCGTCCGGATGATCCAACTGACCTGTGCGTAAGATGAACCATGCTCCTACCTTTTTATTCCATCTATTTTCCTCGTGGTAAAATTTCTCTAGTGTCTTCGAATTGATCGTATAGTTCACGTTCGGGTCAACCTCCAGATCACTGTCTCCAAACTGCTTCCCCACAGATATTCGATGTCCAGCAATCGGTATCCCTAAACCATCTCTTAGAGAACGTCTACTCGGTTGACCCCTTAACGTTGCTGTGCTacttttcttcaacattctGTTaccttttgaaatttgGGGAACGTCAAACTGATCATTGATAACAGAAAACGGGTCAGAGTCTGCGCCGCTCACACTGACCCACCTTTGgtttttttcatcaaagACCATGGACCCAACCACTTTGGGGTTATTGGAATTGGATCGCGTCTTCATATATTGTAGCATCCCCTCATCAATGCTGTCAGAGATTGACCTGTGCTGATTGTTCTTTATCAGGAACGGGTTACCGGGCAAGTTAGCATCGATTGTGTCTCTATCTGGGAATTCATTCAAAATGTGCGGGTCCTCGACCCATCTTTTTTGAGGCACACTTTTACTTTCGAGATTATCTGTTGGTATATGATCATCTATGCTTTGTTTGATTGTTCTAATGCGAGAGGTCGGGCTATTACTGTCCCCTCCTGTACGGAAGGGTCCGCTGCTATTCCTGTTACCTCTATATGGTAATGACCCCACCTCATTTGTGTCAAGGTATTCATGTTTGTTGTATTCTTTTGGTGATTGTCTCCGTTTTACGGAATTAGCTAGAAATTGAGGTTGAAGTGCGTCGTCATCgaagttgaaattgaaatCTTGATCATCTGCAAAATCAAAATTCT
The genomic region above belongs to Huiozyma naganishii CBS 8797 chromosome 2, complete genome and contains:
- the BFA1 gene encoding Bfa1p (similar to Saccharomyces cerevisiae BFA1 (YJR053W); ancestral locus Anc_1.494), with translation MNRPDYDSSFEELETSYTKEIGQRRPTGSIMKERIRQPQMEPTASSTTSSDATIFSDGVHTQGYTNEDPTRPDDSGDQYLTKFKDFRFKTDNFDEAIKNQFSKVAHPKSSPTRRSNEFAQQFHRMSSLQNNKKVGTYSTGRSNAELRHPRSMSELKINERHKTPEFTKSSIRIRSQPSLKGSKSYGNLKSTSNGNFVRFKKSMPNLNPIGSPIVEVNDEYADENIENLDDTVIIEPLNSYDYMKQFKESPMKDENFDFADDQDFNFNFDDDALQPQFLANSVKRRQSPKEYNKHEYLDTNEVGSLPYRGNRNSSGPFRTGGDSNSPTSRIRTIKQSIDDHIPTDNLESKSVPQKRWVEDPHILNEFPDRDTIDANLPGNPFLIKNNQHRSISDSIDEGMLQYMKTRSNSNNPKVVGSMVFDEKNQRWVSVSGADSDPFSVINDQFDVPQISKGNRMLKKSSTATLRGQPSRRSLRDGLGIPIAGHRISVGKQFGDSDLEVDPNVNYTINSKTLEKFYHEENRWNKKVGAWFILRTGQLDHPDESFCSAGEISDDSLDPARRDVSSTSKDSKDFMYEIRKMVLNSTRS